Proteins encoded by one window of Gordonia jinghuaiqii:
- the tpiA gene encoding triose-phosphate isomerase, with the protein MASRKPLIAGNWKMNLNHLEAIALVQKIAFALPAKYFEKVDVTVIPPFTDIRSVQTVIDGDKLLLTYGAQDLSAHDSGAYTGEISGAFLAKLGCTFVVVGHSERRTMHAETDELVLAKTKAALKYELTPIVCIGEGLDVREAGEHVSYNVAQLKGSLAGLSAADIAKTVIAYEPVWAIGTGRVASADDAQEVCKAIRETLAEIADAETAASVRILYGGSVNAKNVGEIVGRPDVDGALVGGASLKSDEFATLSAIAAGGPLP; encoded by the coding sequence ATGGCGAGTCGCAAGCCCCTCATCGCGGGCAACTGGAAGATGAACCTGAACCACCTCGAGGCCATCGCGCTGGTTCAGAAGATCGCGTTCGCGCTGCCCGCGAAGTATTTCGAGAAGGTCGACGTGACGGTGATCCCGCCGTTCACCGACATCCGGAGCGTGCAGACCGTCATCGACGGCGACAAGCTCCTGCTCACCTACGGTGCGCAGGACCTGTCGGCGCACGACTCGGGTGCCTACACCGGCGAGATCAGCGGTGCGTTCCTGGCGAAGCTCGGCTGCACCTTCGTGGTGGTCGGGCACTCCGAGCGGCGCACCATGCACGCCGAGACCGACGAGCTCGTGCTGGCCAAGACCAAGGCCGCGCTCAAGTACGAGCTCACCCCGATCGTCTGCATCGGTGAAGGTCTCGACGTCCGTGAGGCGGGCGAACACGTGTCGTACAACGTCGCGCAGCTCAAGGGTTCGCTCGCGGGTCTGTCGGCGGCCGACATCGCCAAGACCGTCATCGCCTACGAGCCCGTCTGGGCCATCGGAACCGGCCGCGTGGCCAGCGCCGATGACGCCCAGGAGGTGTGCAAGGCGATCCGTGAGACGCTCGCCGAGATCGCCGACGCGGAGACCGCGGCGTCGGTCCGGATCCTCTACGGCGGATCGGTGAACGCCAAGAACGTCGGCGAGATCGTGGGACGTCCCGACGTCGACGGCGCCCTGGTCGGCGGTGCGTCGCTGAAGTCCGACGAGTTCGCGACGCTGTCGGCGATCGCCGCGGGTGGCCCCTTGCCCTGA
- the secG gene encoding preprotein translocase subunit SecG, whose product MQGALDIGLIVTSVLLIVLVLLHRGKGGGLSSLFGGGVQSSLSGSSVVERNLDRLTVFVGLIWVIFIVGVGVDIKLS is encoded by the coding sequence GTGCAAGGTGCACTCGACATCGGATTGATCGTGACCAGCGTGCTGCTGATCGTGCTCGTCCTGCTGCACCGCGGCAAGGGTGGCGGTCTGTCGTCGCTGTTCGGCGGCGGTGTCCAGTCCAGCCTGTCGGGCTCGAGCGTGGTCGAGCGCAACCTCGACCGGCTCACCGTCTTCGTCGGCCTCATCTGGGTCATCTTCATCGTCGGCGTGGGCGTCGACATCAAACTCTCCTGA